The following coding sequences lie in one Thalassoglobus polymorphus genomic window:
- a CDS encoding DUF1501 domain-containing protein: protein MKHHSDPAQLSSLLNVSRRRFLGDVTTGLAGVGLMQMLTKQAFADDPAWKPGVGLSHHTPKAKRVLQIFCPGAASHMDLWEYKPALEKYHGKPLPGEENFRSFQGQNGNLMKSPWGFHPCGETGKMISDMLPHMGQHADKIAFLHGMHSKTNTHGPGCVFMNTGHETEGFPSAGSWMSYALGSENENLPTYVAIPDIRGEPPNGKANWANGFLPARHQAIVMSHQQPIRNLKKPDGLTSQEEATSRRLLNRFNRNFASANPGESDLQARIAAYELAGRMQLSAPEVSDLESESQVVHQTYGTDDENPLKASYARNCLLARRLLERDVRYVNLYCASRASGVDGLLNWDAHKTLKSDYERHCPIFDQPTAALLSDLEQSGLLDETLVLWTTEFGRMPTHQQGTSGRDHNPDGFTCWMMGAGVQGGVSYGATDEFGRRAEQNPTSVWDFYATVQHILGFNHEQLTWYHNGLNRRLTDVHGKVIQEILT from the coding sequence ATGAAGCACCATTCCGATCCCGCACAATTAAGCTCCCTGCTAAACGTCTCCCGCCGCCGATTCCTGGGTGATGTGACGACCGGTCTGGCAGGCGTCGGCCTGATGCAGATGCTGACGAAGCAGGCTTTCGCAGACGATCCCGCCTGGAAACCGGGAGTCGGGCTATCGCATCATACCCCGAAAGCAAAACGTGTCCTCCAGATTTTTTGCCCAGGCGCAGCTTCGCATATGGATCTCTGGGAATACAAACCGGCTCTCGAAAAGTACCACGGAAAGCCGCTTCCGGGCGAAGAGAATTTCCGTTCATTTCAAGGCCAGAATGGAAATCTCATGAAAAGCCCCTGGGGATTCCACCCTTGTGGCGAGACCGGAAAAATGATCAGCGACATGCTGCCTCACATGGGCCAGCATGCCGATAAAATCGCCTTCCTGCATGGAATGCACAGCAAAACAAACACGCATGGTCCAGGCTGCGTCTTCATGAATACTGGGCATGAAACCGAAGGCTTTCCCAGTGCGGGATCATGGATGAGTTACGCTCTCGGAAGCGAAAACGAAAACTTGCCGACATACGTTGCAATCCCCGACATCCGTGGCGAACCTCCGAACGGAAAAGCCAACTGGGCCAACGGATTTCTCCCGGCACGACATCAAGCGATTGTGATGAGTCATCAACAACCAATCCGGAATTTAAAAAAGCCAGACGGACTCACCTCGCAGGAAGAAGCAACATCACGCCGGTTGCTAAATCGATTCAATCGCAATTTCGCAAGTGCCAATCCGGGCGAATCTGATTTACAGGCCCGCATCGCTGCCTATGAACTCGCGGGGCGAATGCAACTCTCAGCGCCGGAAGTTTCTGATCTGGAGAGTGAATCACAGGTTGTACACCAAACATACGGAACGGACGACGAAAATCCGTTGAAGGCCAGTTACGCCAGAAACTGCCTGCTCGCCCGAAGGTTGTTAGAGCGCGATGTTCGCTATGTCAATTTGTATTGTGCCTCAAGAGCCTCTGGCGTGGATGGCCTTTTAAACTGGGATGCCCACAAGACTTTGAAGTCTGACTACGAACGACACTGCCCTATCTTTGATCAACCGACCGCCGCGCTGCTCAGCGACCTCGAACAATCTGGATTGCTCGACGAGACCTTAGTCCTCTGGACGACGGAATTCGGCCGCATGCCGACCCATCAACAGGGGACTTCCGGGCGAGATCATAACCCAGACGGCTTCACCTGCTGGATGATGGGTGCAGGTGTGCAAGGTGGTGTCAGTTACGGAGCGACCGACGAATTCGGTCGCCGGGCAGAACAGAATCCAACCTCTGTCTGGGACTTTTACGCCACCGTACAGCACATACTCGGATTCAATCACGAACAGCTAACGTGGTATCATAACGGCCTGAACCGTCGCCTCACCGACGTCCATGGCAAAGTCATTCAGGAAATCCTGACGTAA